Sequence from the Planctomycetota bacterium genome:
ATTTCGTCGGCGTCGGCGTACAAGAAGCCGATGGCAGGGATCGTCATCAACGAAGACGTTCCCCTGGGGAATCCGTATTCGTCGTACGCCCAGAAGAAGGCGGACGTCGAGGCAGCGCTCGTGGGCTGGCACGGGGAGGGCAGTCTGCCGGTGACGATCGTTCGCCCCAGTCACACGCACCGGCGGCGGTTCCCCGGCGGCGTCGGGACGGGCGACGACGCGGCCTGGCGAGCCGTCAACGGCAAGCCGTTCATCGTCTGGGGCGACGGGACGGGCATCTGGACGCTGACGCACAGCGACGATTTCGCCGTGCCCTTCGCGCGCCTCCTCGGGAACGCTCGGGCGCTGGGCGAAGCGTTCCACATCACCCGGCACCTGGAGGCGTACACGTGGGACGCGATCTACACGGCCATGTGCCGGGCGCTCGGCGTCGAGGCGAAGATCGTCCACGTGGCCACGGACACCCTCATCCGCTACAACCGCGAGTGGGTCGGCTCGCTCCTGGGCGACAAGTGCTGGTCGGTGATGTTCGACAACTCGAAGGTCATGGCGGTCGCCGGAAAGTTCGAGTGCCGCGTGAGCCTGGACCAAGGCATGGCCGGGGCAG
This genomic interval carries:
- a CDS encoding NAD-dependent epimerase/dehydratase family protein, with amino-acid sequence ISSASAYKKPMAGIVINEDVPLGNPYSSYAQKKADVEAALVGWHGEGSLPVTIVRPSHTHRRRFPGGVGTGDDAAWRAVNGKPFIVWGDGTGIWTLTHSDDFAVPFARLLGNARALGEAFHITRHLEAYTWDAIYTAMCRALGVEAKIVHVATDTLIRYNREWVGSLLGDKCWSVMFDNSKVMAVAGKFECRVSLDQGMAGAAEHFKKRLTTYKPDAARHALFDRIIAEQQALGT